In a single window of the Rhineura floridana isolate rRhiFlo1 chromosome 3, rRhiFlo1.hap2, whole genome shotgun sequence genome:
- the GPR62 gene encoding G-protein coupled receptor 62 yields the protein MGTMVNRTRINSTQGTDAFSSLGVSQFQEAIGIFFMVMLSVIALVANTAVMVVILKTPLLRKFIFVCHLCLVDLLSAIFVMPLGIISSSTCFNRVLYSIAECQTLIFLNVCFISASILTISVISIERYYYIVHPMRYEVKMTTGLAVTVVVFIWVKSILVAALALVGWPQENGASSASKCTICWSPGAHKKIFVIIFSTLCFIVPTLIIFAVYGSIYKVARIASLQHAPVPSWTATPRQRSNSIHSQVTIITTRHVPPRLSPERLFGGNKAALTLVLIVGQFLCCWLPFFSFHLHCSINSASTIPGYSEIVVTWLAYSSFAINPFFYGLLNRQIREELSKLGRHCLSKPLSQELCISSPEGSIHENFFQFLQRTSCTTETRSTYVNSSPRNTLDQTAMGFRIPGQIPEETN from the coding sequence ATGGGGACAATGGTAAACAGAACTAGGATTAATTCTACCCAGGGAACCGATGCATTCTCATCACTTGGAGTGTCCCAGTTTCAGGAGGCCATCGGCATTTTCTTCATGGTCATGCTGAGTGTCATTGCCTTGGTTGCCAATACAGCAGTCATGGTAGTCATTCTCAAGACACCTCTGCTGAGGAAGTTCATCTTTGTCTGCCATCTCTGCCTAGTAGATCTGCTGTCCGCCATTTTTGTAATGCCACTGGGGATCATCTCCAGCTCCACTTGCTTCAACAGAGTTTTGTATAGCATCGCTGAATGCCAGACATTGATCTTCCTGAATGTTTGCTTTATCAGTGCCTCCATCCTCACCATCTCCGTCATCAGCATTGAACGGTACTACTACATCGTCCACCCCATGAGATATGAAGTCAAAATGACTACTGGGCTGGCAGTTACCGTTGTGGTTTTCATCTGGGTTAAGTCCATTCTTGTAGCTGCTTTGGCACTAGTGGGCTGGCCCCAGGAGAATGGTGCCAGCAGTGCCAGCAAGTGTACTATCTGCTGGAGCCCAGGAGCTCACAAGAAGATCTTTGTGATCATCTTCAGCACTCTGTGCTTCATAGTGCCCACCTTAATCATCTTTGCAGTCTATGGGAGCATCTACAAAGTGGCTCGGATTGCATCCTTGCAGCATGCTCCTGTCCCGTCCTGGACAGCCACACCCAGACAAAGATCAAACTCCATTCACAGCCAAGTCACTATCATTACAACCAGGCATGTGCCTCCCAGGCTGTCACCAGAACGCTTGTTTGGTGGGAATAAAGCTGCCCTGACCTTGGTCCTGATTGTAGGCCAGTTCCTCTGCTGCTGGCTTCCATTCTTCTCCTTCCACCTTCACTGCTCCATCAACTCTGCCTCCACCATCCCTGGTTACAGTGAGATTGTTGTGACCTGGCTTGCCTATTCCTCCTTTGCTATCAACCCTTTTTTCTATGGGCTGCTGAACCGTCAAATCAGGGAAGAACTGTCCAAGCTGGGACGACACTGCCTCAGCAAGCCCTTGAGCCAAGAGCTGTGCATCTCCAGTCCGGAAGGGTCCATCCACGAGAATTTCTTCCAGTTCCTGCAGAGGACCAGTTGTACAACAGAGACCCGTTCCACGTATGTTAATTCCAGTCCTAGGAACACTTTGGACCAGACTGCAATGGGATTCAGAATTCCAGGACAGATACCAGAAGAAACCAACTGA